The genome window CGAAACGGTTCCGTGTGAGAATCGAACTCGGCTTCGATTGCGGATTCACATGAATCTTGCCAAGGGGCGATTTAGAAAAACGGATGATCGTTCCGGACGGCCGTGCTATTTCCTTCAGCTGCTCTGCTCCTTCAACACCTCCATGCCTTTGGGAACCGTCGTGGTGCTCAAGTCGATTTCACAAAGTGTCTGTATGGCAGACGCTCAAGTCTTTGCTGGATCAAAGACCGGGGTTCGGTGGAATATCGCGCCGTCCAGGATATAAAGTAATAGACACAAAGACTCAAAATAGGAGAATGAAATTATAGGTGCCAGATGTCATTGTGGTTTAAACGTTCTGGATGCGTCGAACGGTTTAAGGAATCAGGAGTGGATCGGCAGCCGCCAGCTCCGCGTGCTTGTGGGGAGTTTTGACCACCGATTAGATCAGCTCCGACGTGaccatcatctgcatcatttGCAATCTTGCTCCAACTCGCCGACCACTCACAATTTCGTCTGCGAAACAACAGTGCTGTCCGTGTTCTTGCTCCAAGTCATCCAGTATGACTTCCAAACCTTTcaatcctcctccaccgccaCAATGGGTGGTTGCGCTGAACACCCCTATGCCGCGTCCTACCAAGGCCGCATCCAGTATCCCTGATCCTCCGGGATTCTCCAGCAGCAAAGTACTAGGCAAGGGCGTAAGTCACCATCCATGCATAGAATGGGTTGAGTGAGCGCAGTCACCGTTCGAAGCAAACTAACGGGTTGTTATTTAGCGtgctcagcagcaatcaACGACCTCCACAACCGCTAAGCCTGACGAAACAGACACTCTAAAGCTGAAAAAAGCATGGGAGATTGCTCTCGCTCCTTTAAAGCAGATCCCCATGAACGCAATCATGATGTACATGTCTGGAAACAGCCTTCAGATCTTCAGTATCATGATGGTCTTCATGTTGTTTAAAGGCCCCATCCAGGGCTTGATGAACACCAATACTGTCTTCGCGAAGTTTGACACCGAAGGCATTCGCGGGAAATTGATTGGAGTGAAGGCTGTTTATGTCCTGATGCAATTGGTTTTGCTGGGACTGGGAATCTGGAAGGTTAATGCCATGGGACTTTTGCCGTATGATCTATCACCCTTGCGATCATCTTGGTTTATGTCTGGCAGATTTACTAATACGACATTCCACAACAGGACTACCAGATCAGATTGGCTTGCATGGGAATCGGAACGACAACCTCTGGAACGAGCTTATTTTGCTTTCGGTTAGAGTGTATTTCCACGAAAATTTCTAAAATAGCAGCAATAAGAAAACAACATAAAGCTACATTGGTTCATGAAGTCATAATGTTCCTACTGTTCAACACTGTATATTCGGTCAAGGTATGTACTTCCGTTGTGTTGTAAAAAAGTATTGTTGCCATCACAGTGTTACCATGTTACTTTCGACCGCAAAGCGCTTTATCACACGCAAGATGGAAGAGCTGGGCGAATCGCCACACCTCTGCATACGTGTTATACAGAGGTGCCGGTGCAACCCGAATGACGTCTGGTTTCCTCTCGTCTATGATTACCGCATCCTCATTCAACGATTCAAGGACACGGTCGAGAAGGCCTGGTTGGAGGCGTATACTCAACTGCGCTCCACGCTCTGCTGGATTTGAGGGagtgatgatgctgaagggTCTTTTCTCGGAATTCTCGGTTTGAGGGTCACGGAGAAGAAGGTGTTCGAGGTATCCTGTGAGGTTCAAGGACTTTTTGCGAATCTCAGCCATCGATGTTTGATTAAACAATTCCAATGATGCCACTACTGCATTCATATCCAGAACCGATGGGTTGGACAACTGAAACCCGGCCGCTCCTTGCTGGGGCACGAAGTCTAATCATACATGGTCAGAAATTCAATATAAAAAACACAGTCTGAATCGGCGAGATAACATACGGTTGTTCATCAAGAAACGAGTTTGCTTATCCCCTCCCCACCAGCCAGAAAACCGCGGATGGAAAGCTTCCTTCCCAGATGCGGCCTGTTCAATGTCCACCCGGCCATGCCTCTCATGGACAAACAAAGCTGCCATCCCTCCCGGTCCGGCGTTGAGGTACTTGTAAGTGCACCAGGCAGCGAAATCGACGTTCCAATCATGCAGTCGCAGGTCAACATTGCCTGCTGCGTGGGCACAATCCCAGCCAACGAGGATACCTTTAGACTGGGCGTGAGCAGTGATCCTTTGAATATCGAAGTATTGCCCGGTATAGAACTGAATTGCGGGTAGGAGGATCAGAGCAGTGCTATGCGCATTCTCATCGATTACTCGGAGGATATATTTTGTGTCTAAAATGGGCCGATCAAGGTCTTCTGGCTCTATAAGGACCATGGCATCCTTTGGGTCGAGATTGTGATGCCTTATCTGGGATTCAACGGCATACTAACTCGGATTCGTGTTAGCTTTGGCCACATAactttgaagaagaaatcaagtcCATAAAACGTACGTGGTCACTCGGAAATGCCTTGccttcgatgatgatcttaTTTCTTTCCGGGGTCGGTCGATAGAAGCTGGCCATCAGGAGGTGTAGGTTGGCCGTTAACGTGCCCATCACTGCTACTTCGCTTTTTAGTGCACCCACAATTGGGGCCATGAGTTTGGCTCCAGCCTCGTCAACATCAACAAATGGAGGGAGCAGCTGGTCGTCATGCGGAACAAAATGACCGGTTACGCCTTTGGTTGCCCATGTCCGAAGGTAGTGGTCGATGTATTTCCGGGTGCTACGGGGTTGAAGGCCAAGCGAGTTGCCGCAGAGGTAGATACATTTTTCATCGGATGTCTCTTCAGTTTCTGCAGCATGGACGCAGGCACAGCTTGTATTAGCGAAGCAAATGGGGTGTCCACACGAATACATACCATCGTTTGGGAACAGAGTCTTTCTTTTTAGGTCCTTTTTCGACGGAATGATAAACTCGTCTCTGAAGCGACGCAAAGGGTCTTGTGCATCTAGTTGCTCTGCATATTCTTTGCCAAATGCCCTGATATCATCTTTGTAAGGAAGAGGGGGTCCGCCGTGGATTACCTGAACATGTAGCCGAGAACCCATTCTGCGTAAACTTTGCGTGAGCAATAGTGAAAGTATAACACTTTATCTAGATGCCACAGATAACTGCAAGGCACCGTCAGTCTCGTGAAAGGGCTAGGCACTTCATGGCAGCATTGTCCGTTGCGCCCCAGGGTTGTCACCCCTCCATGACGACAATCGCCGACGGAGATCATTATTCTGCCGTTGCTTACTGACACGGCTGACCAATGGTGTTAACGTAATCCATGGCTGAGCGGTGAATATGACTGAAGTGCGAATTTTTGCTGCAAATCATCCTATCATTAAAGTTTTTCAACCACCAGTGTCATtgattagactatctactagttgaatagatagctatttattaaggcaacttcttctagtatatCTAATAGTCTAACATCTACTACAGATTAGCAGAGCGCGCTGACaagatataggtataggCTTATTAATCTGGCTATTAACCTCTATATCAAGCTGCTAAATGTAATTTTGGCcttcttatatagataaaagGATATTATTCCCTACTATAGCACGCCTtcttacccttttctttaccttccACTCATTTTCAGCACATAGGACCTTAATttcttcttagagaagaagatttatatttattactATCTGTGTGGCCTTTTCTAGATGCTAAATATAAGCTATTAGACTGCTAGATAGCTTCTGTTTTTAGATGCTTCTCTATATAGTACAGACCTTGTGATTAAGCTAGTAAGGATTCTAAGGAGTCTGAAAGGTagaagagatagagccttTAGTAAGTAGTAGTGTTAGTGTATAAAGTTAAAAAGTAATCTTTCTAAGGACCTGCTCTTtatttaatagctttagaCTAGCTCCTATAaagctattatatatatttacttaGTTAAACACCTTATCTTATACTGGTGGATATAGATGCAGGAaatcttccttattaatGTAGTTATTTCTAGTAACTATCATTCCTTCTACTAGTTTTCTGTATGAGTATTTAAGCGGCCTAAAAACCCTAATATCTAGGGGttagagaagatgagaagtatATAGTGGCATACAGAGATAGATAATtacattctccttgcagaatgtATTAAATTCTGGTGTTAAATAGCTAGAATAGCTATTAAGGATAAGCAACTACTTTGCACTAGTTAAAAATCACCTAGAATAAGGCTTAAACATAACTTTTAACTAGTGGAGgctaatcttatctattatCCAGCTATTCTGACTAGTTGTAATTAACTAGTCTTAAAAAAGCTTAGGTTCTTAATACTAAGCAGCCTAgtgttcttttccctttaaGATAACTACTAGTGGTATAGAAGTCCCTTTAAAACTAATATATTTAATGATTATAACCCATTCATAGTTCCCTTGGATAACTATATAAGGTCTCTTACTGCATTctactatagtaataaccTTAGATATTATACAGAGTCCTATTGCAAAGCTAGTTTTATTAAAGttctagatattatctttatGTATGCTGTATTCTTGAATAGCTTTATATATAGTCTTAAACTACTATCTAATAACCTTAGGATCCTCCTGTTTTGCCCTCTAGTATATAATCCTttaattatatcttatatataGTTCAGGGCGATGTTTTGTAAAGGAATAAGCCTAGTTTACTCTAAGGACTACTATTAAATCTTGTGTATATTTACAGAGTAAAATCTATGCCATTCCATGCAGGAATTCTGGCTGAATTAAGAAGCCTTGCTTATCTGCATCTAATAGTTGCTTAATAagagtctcttcttcagtagctATTAATTTATGgctatttatatatatttctattTATAGTTTGACTCCAGATAGCTGCTTGCGAAGGGAGGATTTAGGGATACTAAATATCTAAGCAGCCTTTAGTTTTAACTTAACTTTTTGCTATTTCTATGCAGTAATAGCCATCTGCATACAGGCTTCCTTAGATAGAggcatatttatatataaaagtaaagaaaataGCGCGTTAaaaatggtcgagttgaataTTTTGGTGGTTGCGGGGAAAATTCGCACTTTGGTCGTATTCACCactcggccgtggattacgTTATGCGGAACCATCTGACTAACGGGAAACTTACCATGTGGTGTTTGGAGGATATATAATCAAGATTGCCGATGACAAACAAGCATTGCCTTATACAAAGGATAAACTAACATGCGATTTGTTCGACAAACATCTTGACGACTCCTAAAATCTCCGCAATCATGTCTCAGCCAGCGTTATCCTCGGCCGTTCTTCGTCTATCGCGACGTCAGAACCTGTCTGGAGTGGCGTTCGTACGCTTTACATCCAACAGAGCATCGAATTCGGCATGTCGCTTGTCCgcgcctttctcctcctgcagcaCCAGTATTCCTCGGTCTATTTCGAGCTCTCTGGTTTCATCTACTACCGATGCTTCGTTTCGAATCCCTTCCACAAGACGTTCTCTGTATTACCGCCAACGCTGTGCCTTCTCTGCATCAACTGCTCGACCGGGCGTCAAAGTCGTACAGAATCCGAGGGTAGACGAGGAAGGGAAGGCGTTGATGATCAATATCTCCTCTCGGGCAGCAGAGGTATGTTGGATGACTTCTTTAAAATTGTCTGTGTCTCTTT of Aspergillus fumigatus Af293 chromosome 2, whole genome shotgun sequence contains these proteins:
- a CDS encoding ER membrane protein complex subunit 4, which encodes MTSKPFNPPPPPQWVVALNTPMPRPTKAASSIPDPPGFSSSKVLGKGRAQQQSTTSTTAKPDETDTLKLKKAWEIALAPLKQIPMNAIMMYMSGNSLQIFSIMMVFMLFKGPIQGLMNTNTVFAKFDTEGIRGKLIGVKAVYVLMQLVLLGLGIWKVNAMGLLPTTRSDWLAWESERQPLERAYFAFG
- the bna5-1 gene encoding kynureninase translates to MGSRLHVQVIHGGPPLPYKDDIRAFGKEYAEQLDAQDPLRRFRDEFIIPSKKDLKRKTLFPNDGMYSCGHPICFANTSCACVHAAETEETSDEKCIYLCGNSLGLQPRSTRKYIDHYLRTWATKGVTGHFVPHDDQLLPPFVDVDEAGAKLMAPIVGALKSEVAVMGTLTANLHLLMASFYRPTPERNKIIIEGKAFPSDHYAVESQIRHHNLDPKDAMVLIEPEDLDRPILDTKYILRVIDENAHSTALILLPAIQFYTGQYFDIQRITAHAQSKGILVGWDCAHAAGNVDLRLHDWNVDFAAWCTYKYLNAGPGGMAALFVHERHGRVDIEQAASGKEAFHPRFSGWWGGDKQTRFLMNNHFVPQQGAAGFQLSNPSVLDMNAVVASLELFNQTSMAEIRKKSLNLTGYLEHLLLRDPQTENSEKRPFSIITPSNPAERGAQLSIRLQPGLLDRVLESLNEDAVIIDERKPDVIRVAPAPLYNTYAEVWRFAQLFHLACDKALCGRK